From one Paractinoplanes brasiliensis genomic stretch:
- a CDS encoding alpha/beta fold hydrolase has product MSWVEAGGSRIRYEVSGHKDAPPVVMLHGIGRSLEDWEPQRPFLEADHRVITLDMPGFGLSDRLPAPTTLGGLAGAVWATLDALDVTAPAHLMGNSLGGAVSMQMLVDDPARVSTLTLVNSAGFGREVTMALRILAVPLLGRSLLRRIDPRAARRIERSIFFDRAHVTDERVDMAVRIGRRPDFAAVYLEVARALGGFRGIADGWRNQLLPRVAATQHPTLIVWGERDLILPAAHLEAARAALPYAQTHMFPDTGHMPQLERPEEFAAVARPLLTQVNAT; this is encoded by the coding sequence GTGAGCTGGGTCGAGGCCGGCGGGAGCCGCATCCGCTACGAAGTCAGCGGCCACAAGGACGCGCCCCCGGTCGTGATGCTGCACGGCATCGGCCGCAGCCTGGAGGACTGGGAACCCCAGCGCCCCTTCCTGGAGGCCGACCACCGGGTGATCACGCTCGACATGCCCGGCTTCGGACTCTCCGACCGCCTCCCCGCCCCGACCACGCTCGGCGGCCTGGCCGGCGCCGTCTGGGCAACGCTCGACGCCCTCGACGTAACGGCCCCCGCGCACCTGATGGGCAACTCGCTCGGCGGCGCCGTCAGCATGCAGATGCTCGTCGATGATCCCGCCCGCGTCTCGACGCTGACCCTGGTCAACAGCGCCGGCTTCGGCCGTGAGGTCACGATGGCCCTGCGCATCCTGGCCGTCCCGCTGCTGGGCCGTTCTCTGCTGCGCCGCATCGACCCGCGCGCGGCCCGCCGCATCGAACGCTCGATCTTCTTCGACCGGGCCCACGTCACCGACGAGCGCGTCGACATGGCCGTACGCATCGGCCGCCGGCCCGACTTCGCCGCCGTCTACTTGGAGGTGGCCCGCGCCCTCGGCGGCTTCCGAGGCATAGCCGACGGCTGGCGCAACCAGCTGCTCCCCCGAGTGGCCGCCACCCAGCATCCCACCCTCATAGTCTGGGGCGAACGCGACCTGATCCTCCCCGCAGCCCACCTGGAGGCCGCGCGCGCAGCCCTCCCGTACGCGCAAACCCACATGTTCCCGGACACCGGCCACATGCCCCAGCTGGAACGTCCGGAGGAGTTCGCCGCCGTGGCCCGTCCTCTGCTGACCCAGGTCAACGCCACCTGA
- a CDS encoding response regulator transcription factor: MDKGLVLVVEDERPIADLVRLYLTRDGYGVHVEHDGVAGLAAARTMRPVACVLDIALPGLEGTEICRQLRADDDWTPIVFLTARDDEVDRILGLELGGDDYLTKPFSPRELVARVRALLRRAAGPGDGERVRTAGAVSLDPARRTVTVAGRPVTLTPTEFDLLGHLLRRPGRVFTREELLAQVWGYPAHGGTRTVDVHIAQLRAKLGATEVIRTVRGVGYTADA, encoded by the coding sequence CCCGCGACGGCTACGGAGTGCACGTCGAACACGACGGGGTGGCGGGGCTGGCCGCCGCCCGGACGATGCGGCCGGTGGCGTGCGTGCTCGACATCGCCCTGCCCGGCCTGGAGGGCACCGAGATCTGCCGCCAGTTGCGGGCCGACGACGACTGGACGCCGATCGTCTTCCTGACCGCCCGCGACGACGAGGTCGACCGGATCCTCGGGCTCGAACTCGGCGGCGACGACTACCTCACCAAGCCGTTCAGCCCACGGGAGCTGGTGGCCCGGGTCCGTGCGCTGCTGCGCCGCGCGGCCGGGCCGGGCGACGGCGAACGGGTGCGCACGGCCGGGGCTGTGTCGCTCGACCCGGCCCGGCGTACGGTCACCGTCGCCGGGCGCCCGGTCACGCTGACCCCGACCGAGTTCGACCTGCTGGGCCACCTGCTGCGCCGCCCCGGCCGCGTGTTCACCCGCGAGGAACTGCTGGCGCAGGTGTGGGGATACCCGGCACACGGTGGCACCCGCACGGTCGACGTGCACATCGCCCAGCTCCGGGCGAAGCTCGGCGCCACCGAGGTCATCCGGACGGTCCGCGGCGTCGGCTACACCGCCGATGCCTAA
- a CDS encoding HAMP domain-containing sensor histidine kinase encodes MPNTLAGRTVLVTAATAVVAVIITALVALPLAARSADNAARADLADKAALAVELLAAERPVVRERIVARLRDDGIAVYLIRRGRSDRPGLPETVIRQIADGSVVDAHGVVSGEDVLVAGRPLRGIDSGVVLTRPASSVTAGQVLGGVWAALLAGLAGGVGAGALLAYFTARPLRRAALAAKRLTSGDRSVRLAVRPPAEVAELATALNQLGAALQTSEGREREFLLSVSHELRTPLATIRGYAEALSDRVVTGDEAVRAGETMRQEADRLDRLISDLLVLSRLEAADLPVHLAEVDLTELVDAAGRAWRTRCGPDGPRLTVELPDAPVTVTTDPGRVRQVIDGLCENAVRVIPPGAPLVLAVHVTDRGGTVQVRDGGPGFTDDDLAVAFERGALHHRYRHERKTGSGLGLALAARLVTRLNGTIEAGHAPEGGAMFTITLPSSVI; translated from the coding sequence ATGCCTAACACCCTCGCCGGCCGTACGGTCCTGGTCACGGCGGCCACCGCGGTCGTCGCCGTCATCATCACCGCGTTGGTCGCGCTGCCGCTGGCCGCCCGGTCGGCCGACAACGCGGCCCGCGCCGACCTGGCCGACAAGGCCGCGCTCGCCGTCGAGTTGCTGGCCGCCGAGCGTCCGGTGGTGCGGGAACGCATCGTCGCCCGGCTGCGCGACGACGGCATCGCCGTCTACCTGATCCGGCGGGGCCGGTCCGACCGGCCGGGCCTGCCCGAAACCGTGATCCGGCAGATCGCGGACGGATCGGTGGTCGACGCGCACGGTGTCGTCTCCGGCGAGGACGTCCTTGTCGCCGGGCGTCCGCTGCGCGGCATCGACAGCGGCGTGGTCCTGACCCGCCCGGCCAGCTCGGTGACGGCCGGTCAGGTCCTCGGCGGGGTGTGGGCGGCCCTGCTCGCGGGGCTGGCCGGTGGCGTCGGCGCCGGGGCGTTGCTGGCCTACTTCACCGCCCGGCCGTTGCGCCGGGCGGCGCTGGCCGCGAAACGCCTGACCTCCGGGGACCGTTCGGTGCGCCTGGCCGTGCGCCCACCGGCCGAGGTGGCCGAGCTGGCCACCGCGCTCAACCAGCTCGGCGCGGCGCTGCAGACCAGCGAGGGCCGCGAGCGTGAGTTCCTGCTGTCGGTCTCCCACGAACTGCGTACGCCGCTGGCCACCATCCGCGGCTACGCCGAGGCCCTGTCCGACCGCGTCGTGACCGGCGACGAGGCAGTGCGGGCCGGGGAGACCATGCGTCAGGAGGCCGACCGGCTCGACCGGCTCATCAGCGACCTGCTCGTCCTGTCCCGGCTGGAGGCAGCCGACCTGCCGGTTCACCTCGCGGAGGTCGACCTGACCGAGCTCGTCGACGCGGCCGGGCGGGCGTGGCGGACGCGGTGCGGGCCGGACGGCCCTCGCCTGACCGTAGAACTGCCCGACGCCCCGGTGACGGTGACGACCGATCCGGGCCGGGTACGGCAGGTGATCGACGGGCTCTGCGAGAACGCGGTCCGCGTGATCCCACCCGGCGCGCCGCTGGTGCTGGCCGTCCACGTCACCGACCGCGGCGGCACGGTGCAGGTCCGCGACGGCGGTCCCGGCTTCACCGACGACGACCTGGCCGTCGCTTTCGAGCGCGGCGCGTTGCACCACCGATACCGGCACGAGCGCAAGACCGGCAGCGGTCTCGGGCTCGCCTTGGCCGCGCGTCTGGTCACCCGGCTGAACGGGACCATCGAGGCCGGGCACGCCCCGGAGGGTGGCGCCATGTTCACCATCACCCTGCCGTCGTCCGTCATCTAG